CACGGGCAAGTCCCACCTGCTCATCGCGTTGGGCACCGAGGCCGCGATGAACGGGTTCCGAGTCAAGTACACCCTGGCCACCAAGCTGGTCAACGAGCTGGTCGAGGCCTCTGACGACAAGCAGCTCGGCAAGACCATCGCCCGTTACGGGCGGGTGGATCTGCTCTGTATCGATGAGCTCGGCTACATGGAGCTGGACCGGCGTGGTGCTGAGTTGCTGTTCCAGGTCCTGACCGAGCGCGAGGAGAAGAACAGCGTGGCCATCGCTTCCAACGAGTCCTTCGGAGGGTGGACCAAGACCTTCACCGACCCGAGGCTCTGCGCGGCGATCGTGGATCGGCTGACCTTCGGAGGGGCGATCATCGAGACCGGCACTGATTCCTACCGGTTGGCTCAGACCCGCGCTGCCGCGAGCTGACCTGCTGGACCCATCTGTTCGCGAGCCGCCCGAGGCCTCTCGGGCGGCTTTGGTGTGTTGGGTGCTGTTAGGACTCATCGACATTCTGGCCCTGGGGAACGCTCGACCGCTGCTGGAACTCATCGACAAGTGCTCTCCTAACTCACCGACGTAGCCAGGGGGCGGGTTTCCTGCCCGCCCTGGTCAGGCTTGAGGAGCGCTGAGGTGTCGGAGCTCGCGCTTGAGGTGGTGGCGCGCGGAACGCTTGCAGGCGCGGCGGAGCTGCTTGATCCACCGCCGTGCGCGGCGCTGCGTCGTGGGATCGATTTCCTGGCAGCGGCAATCGCGGTGCCCGGGGCGGCGGGTGGCCGCGAGCATGGGGTTGATCGTGCGGATATGCAAAGGCGCCTCTTCTAGCAGGTGGTGATGATTGTGGGTGGGGTGAATCCGCAGTGGATTGCCCATGCGTGCGCGGCGTCACGTTCGGTCGGGTACCGGCCGACCGTGTTGCCCTTGGGGTCGGAGAGCGTGTAGCCGCCGCTGTGCATGAGCTCGAACTGGGCGTCGATGTTGCCTAGCAGGTGCGGGTGGCCACTGATACGAACAGTGGAGCGCCCGACCTCGCCTAGGACCGGTGACGGTAGAAGTTCGACCACCGGACCTGGTTCGGCATCGGGTGCGGTCGCCTTGAATCCAACGAGGGTCCGCAGGGTGATAACCCACCCGGCCACTTCGAGGAGATGGGCGACCTCATCGCACGCGGTGTTCCACTGGTCGCGTGCGGGTCCGCGTCGCGGGCGGTCGTAGTGCTGGGTGCGGCCGGTGTCGGTAGCGACCGCGACGTTGATGCGTCCGTGCTCGTGGTCATAGAGGACCTCGGCGCTATAACCGGGGGAGGGCATCGCGGTCCACGGTGGAACGGTGCACAGGGCCTCGCGGGCGGAGCGGATGTACCACTCGGGTGCACCGGGGTAGTGGATTGTCATTGGTCTTCTCCTGCTCGTTACGGGTTCTTGGGTGCGGGGAAGCGCTTGTGGCCGAGCTGGTCGGCGCGGTCGGCGCGCTCGCAGGCATCGTGATTTGCTATGCGCAGGAGGCTGTAGACCTCCTGTTCGCGTTGGTGGGCGTCGCCGAGAGCGCTTACGTAGTAGGGGTGATTTCGTAGAGGGCAAGTGTTGGTGACCGGGTACCACCAGGGGCCTGCCATGTTGCAGTGAGGGCAGGTCGGGGCGGGGGTGGGTGTGGTGGGGTGGGGTTCGACGTACCACCGGCAGGTGGAGCCGCCGTTGCGGATGTGCAGGCCGACCCGCAGCGTGCCGTCTTCGCTCCATGCGTGGCTGCTTTTGCGGCAGTAGCGGCATCGGCCCAGGTGCTGGTAGCGGACACCGCTGATGATCGCGTGGGTGTTGTGGAAAGTGAGGGTGGTGCGCGGCGCGGTCGCTACCTTTGGGTTCATGAATTCCTCCTGAGTTGTTGGTGTGTGTCGGTCGGGGTTAGAAAGTGCGCTCGATGGCTTCCCAGATCAATTCTTCGAGTTCTCCTTCGGTCGGTTTCCAGAACAGGGTTTCGTCTTCGGGGATGTCTTCTTCTCCGATGTCGCTCTCAACGTCCGTGTATCCGTTTGACCAAGGCGGGAAGATGCCCTCCTCGTCCAGGTTGATTGTGTACCCCTTCGCGGCGACGCGGTTGAAGCTGGCGGTGAAAGCGTCCGTGAGTTCCTTTTCCGGGGTGCCCTTCGGTACGCGGATCTCGTTGTCTTCGATATAGGTGTCGATCATGGTGAGTACCGCGTTTCTGTTGAAGCCCTCGCTGTAGATGATTCCGGATTTGGTGATCATTTCCTGTTCCTTCTCTCTGGATCTGTTTCAGCTTGGCTCGGGTGCGGGGGGCTGACAACCCGAGCGTCTGTGATTCGGTTAACTCGTGCTAGGTGAGTTCAAAGAACATTTCGGAGGGGTCGGCGTTGAAGGCATCACATGCGGCGTAGAAGGCCCATTCCGCCTCTGTGTAGGAGTCAACGCAGGCAAGACCGTGGCGGCTGTTCATCATGTTTCGGCAGGCGTGGACCTGGTTTCCGAGTTTGACCAGGTGTTCGTACTCGTTGTCGGTGAGGTCTTCCAGGCCCTTGTATTCTTCGGTGATCATGTTTTCCTCTCGCTGTTCCGTCTGGGTGACAGCTTAAGGAATTTAGGACCTAGAGCAAGATGGTTGGGGGGAGTTGATCAGTGATCTGCTTGGCTTGACTGAGGGGGATTTGATTGGGCAAGAAAAAGAGGGGCGCCCGTGGGGCACCCCTCTCATTATTCGGCTATGCGGCAGGGAGGGTGATCGGCTTGCCGAGAACGCGGCAGGCGACAATCAGGTTTGCCGTGGTGTGCGCGTAGTGGCGCTCGGCCTTCTTGATCTCCTGGCAAATCTCAAGGTAGTGCAGGGCCAGTTTGAACTGAAGGTCCTGATCGGCGGTCCGATACATGATCTCGCGGGTAATGATGGCGTCGTCTTCGAGGCGAAGCAAAGCGCGCAGGGCCTTGCTCGCGGTGGCGTAAACGGTGGTCTCGGTAATGTCTGTCATGGCTATTCCTCGTCGTTTGGTTCTGGCGGGGTTTCCTGCCCCGCTTTCTGTCTTCAGCTTACGATATCTAGGACCTAGGGCAAGTCTAGATCGTTGGATTCCTGGATTTTCATGGGGTGGGAAGTGGGGGAGTTACGCCCAGAATGGCGCAGGCGATGGCGAGGTGATTGTGTGCCTCGCGGTAGCGATTGCGCTTCGCTTCCTGTTCGCGGCGCAGAGCGAAATACTCCCGTGCCGCTTCGCGGCGGTCCGGGCCGGCGGGGTGCTGCCAGGTAGCGGCGCGGGCGTCATCGACCTCTGCGTCGATCAGGTCCATGTCGCCCAGGGCGCGGGCCGCAGCTCGGTACAGAGGGGTGTCGGTGATACGCATGCAGGGCTCCTCGGTTGGTGCTAGCGGGGTTTCCTGCCCCGGGAACTGGCTGACAGCTTAAGGAAGATAGGACCTAAAGCAAGGATCTGGGGCAAAGAAGAACCCCCGGGATCGCCGGGGGTTGGTGCTAGCTGTGCGGCCGCAGATGCTCGGCGGGCACGTGGTGAAGGACCCACATGCTCCATTCGTTGAGCGTGCCCAGGCACACGTATCGGGGCGCGGGCTCCACGTTTGCCTCGTCGGCCTCCCGGTGGTGCAGAACGCACAGTTCGCACTCGCAGAGTTTGAGGACCCCGCCCGTGTTGCCGTAGTGGGAGGCGCTATCGCCCACGTAGGTGATGTGGGTGCCGATTTCGATGGCCATGGTGAGGCCCTTTCGGTGGGTCTGAGTCGTCGGGTGGTGTCGCTGGAGTTTCCTGCTCCGGCGGTAGCGCTCAGACCTTAGCTCGAATAGGACCTAAAGCAAGTGATTGCCTCGTCCCCCGCGAGAGCGGACGATCGCCACGTGCGCGGCCTCCGCCTCGGCCCGCGTCCACCGCTCCTCACCATCCACAAGACGCCCCCGGGGCCAGGTGCCCTTCCACCGCCGGTGGTACATCTGCTCGGCAGTGACGCTCCCCTTGGTCAGGTAGGACCGAACCCCGTCCCACGTCAGCAGATCAGAGGGGGACCCTTCGGGAGCAGGAAGCCCAAATATGGTTCGGAGGGCTTCGTCCACCTGGTCGACGTAGAAGGTGTTCGCACGCCCCTGCTTGCCCACCGGGGTCGGCCAGGCCGGATGATGCGACCACTTGCGGCGCACCATGTTCAGGGTGGTCCCGTACCGTTCGGCCACATCCGCGAGCGTCTCGGTCGGCCGGTCGTCTACCATCGGTGGTGGCTCCTCGGAGTCGTTTGGTGTGGGGCGGACGGTTTTCCTCATTGGACCTTCGGGTCGGCCGTCCGCCCCCTCACTTCTCCCCGCCGTTCACCGCGTTCGCTGACTGGTCGGGATCTCTCCTATATCATTCGTCCCCAGCCCGTGCCGGGGTCCGTAGTTGACCCGACCACGTTCAGGGCGACCATAGCGTGCATCCGGTATTCCTCGAAGGCGTCTTCGTGTGAGGACATGGCTCGCCGCGTGGCGTAAAGGTATACGTGCCCCTACACGCGCACAGGACTGATCAAACTGGATGCTGTTACCATCTCCGGGCCGCCATTTTCAGCGTCGTCTTGTAGTGCTTCGTGGCCTGTGGGAGCGTTCTGAAGAAGTGCACATCGATCTGCCCACCCGGGAATCAGGGCGCGGAAATTACGAAGTGCCCTCTCCCTTCGCCCAGGCCGTGACGAGCTTGCTGGCGTCGGGGCGGCGAGGCATAGCAAGGATGATCAGGTCGCCCTCGCGGATTCGGGTGCGGGGTGTTGGAATGAGCACGTGTGAACCGCGCACGACGGTGGTCACTAGCCCGTGAGGCGGGTCCAGCTCATCCAGTTGCTTACCCACGATGTACAGGCCGGGTGTGGCGGTCACTTCGATGAGTTCGGTGTTGACGTCACTGAGGGGCACATCTGAGGCCACCGGGGCGAGAGAATTTTCGTTGTCGCTTTGCGTCAGCCCGAGCCAGCGTGCTGCCGTCTGTATGCTCGCCCCCTGGACGGCCGCCGACACCAGGACCACGAAGAAGACCACGTTGAAGATCAGCGGCCCATCAGGGTGACCTGCCACGAATGGGAAGGTGGCCAGCACGATCGGCACCGCACCGCGCAAACCAACCCAACTGATGAACACCAGTTCCCGCCAGTTGTAGCCGAACCACACCAGGGACACCATCACCGCTATCGGGCGTGCCACCAAGACGAGCATGACGGCGACGGCCAGCGCGGGTGCGGTCACGGCAGGCAATTCGGAGGGGAAGACGAGCATCCCCAACATGAGGAACAGTCCTACCTCGGCGGTGTTGGAGAGCCCTTCGTGGAAGGTTCGGATCCCCCGTCGGTGCAACGGTGCGCGTGCACCCACCAGCAAGCCGGTGATATAGACGGCCAGGAAACCGGACGCCCCGAGAGCAGCGGCGGTCCCGTAGGAAATTCCTGCTACAGCCAGAGCCAATACGGGGTAGACACCCGCGGGCCCCAGGTTGATGCGAGACAGCAGCCAGCTACCGGCCCAACCGATCAGGAGGCCGACAGCGATCCCCCCGCCCAGTTGGACGAGGGCAAACATTCCCCAATCAGTAGGAGTGGGTGCACCCTGCCAGGTCGCGACCAGTCCCACCGTGAGCATGATGGCGATCGGATCGTTAGCGCCGGACTCCACTTCCAGCAAGGAGGCGAGTTTGCGAGGCAACGGCGCCTTGCGCAGCATCGCGAAGACCGCTGCTGCGTCGGTAGACGCTACGACCGCGCCGATCAAGAAGGCTGTCAGCGGTTCGACGTCCAGTAGGAGGTAGGTGCCCCACCCCAGGATTCCGGCGGTCACGACGACGCCGACGGTTGCCAGCAAGAACCCGGGGGCCGCAGCACGGCGGACGTCGCCGGGCTTGGTGGTCAAGCCGCCCTCGAACAGAATCAACAGCAACGCCACGGTCCCGCCGATCTGGGCGATGCGGGGGTCCTCCAAGGAAAGAAACCCCAACCCGTCATCGGCGATGAGCATGCCCAATGCCATGAAGAGGAGCAAACCTGGCATGCGTATTCGGCTGGCGAACCCCGCAGCTAGGATGGCCCCCATCAACAAGAGTCCAGCTGCCAGAATCCATCCATCGGCAGGCAGTTGAACAGACATCTTCCCCCATGGTCAGCAGTGTGGCGGTTGTGGAAGGAGCCTATCGGTGAGGCTGCGACTGGGACGGCAGGGGCACCCACCTTGGGTGGGGCCGTCTGCGATCGAGCGGCTGCTGGTGCCGTTGGATGGCTCGCGGGAGGCGGCATCGGCCCTTGAGCCCGCACTGAGAATCGCTCGCACTTTGCAGGTCCCGATGGAACTTTTGACCGTTTATGACCAGGTGAACGGTAGATGGTGCCAGGACATCGACGACATCGCCGCAGACCTTCCCTATGAGCACCTCGGAGTGTCCGTGGTGGGCTCGGGATGGGCGGGCGACGTGATCGTCAACACTGTGGCTGAGGAACCGGGCACGGTCGTGTGCATGTCCACTCATAACCGTGACCGGTTCTCGCGCCTGGTTGCGGGGAGTGTGACTGAGCACGTGCTGCATCGGGTTTCCGAGCCGGTATTGATGGTTGGCCCGTGCTACCGGCCTGATGAGACCGGTGTTCTCTTTGAGCGAGCCGTGGTCTGTCAGGATGGCGGTCCACGCGATGCGGTCAGCTTGGTAGTCGCTGAGAACTGGGCGCACCAGCTCAAACTGGAATTGGAACTGGTGCACGCCTGCCTGCCTCCCACAGCTCGCTCTGAAGCTTCTCTTTCAGCCGCAGCGAAGCGTTTGGAGGAACGCGGCTTGGCTGCCCGAGACGTGGTCGTGGACGGCGAGGACCCAGCTCAGAGCCTTATCGAGCTGTTTGAGCAACGTCCTGGTGCGATGGCAGTCCTTACAAGTCGCGCTCGCGTAGGTCTGCCCAAGTTCGTCTTGGGCAGTGTCAGCTCCAAGGTGCTGGAATACAGTCCAATACCCCTGCTCATCATTCGGGCTCCGTAGATTTACGGGGTTGTCTTCCGGTGTGCCCCGTAGCACTGAGTCCCTCTCAGCCCCACCACAAGGAACAGCTGTATCTGAAGGCGCGGTATCGGGTTACTCCAACTGCTGCGTTAGATGGCTGATCCAGTCGGTGTACTCCTCGATGGGGGTTGCGGTTCGGCACCCGGCGCACCACACACCGTTTTCACCGCTCCGTCTGGTGAGCATCATCAGCTCGCACGCCGGGCACGGTACGCCGTCCAAGGAAACGGTTTTTACCGTCTGCCCGGTCATGGTCACGGCGCGGCGGTGCAGCCACAAGAGCTCCTGCCCGGCGTCGGTGCCCGCCAGCTCGGGGTAGGCGTCCACGTACTCGGGCCGGACGATTCCGAGAACGTCTTCAGGCAGGCGGCCGAGGTCTTCGACGGTGAGTTCGCGACGCATCGGTTCGGGCTCCAAACTGATCAGCCCCAGCACGAAGCGGTCGAGCAGCGCACAGGCCTCGCGGATCGCTGTGGGCCGGTGCCCCCAGGACACATCAGTCGGTGCGGCGTCGAGTCCGGCGACCGTGCGGACACGCTCGTCCCACGACAGCAGGACGCTGCTCATGGTCACCATGAACCGGTCTACTTCCAGGTCGATGGGCGCCGGAGGAGCGGGGCGGCTCGTCTGCACGCGCTCGGCTGCCGTGTGCCGCGTCTTCTCGCGCAGGAGGTGACCGAGCTCCTCATAGAGGTCAGGCAGCTCGCGGAGGGCATGGGTGATGTCGGTGACGCAGGCATCGCAGAACGCCCGAGGGGTGAACGCGGGCAGCACGCTTTCTTCGGTGACGGTGGCGCTGCGGCAGTGACGGCCGCGAGCACACGCACGGAAGGCATCGTCGATCATGTCGAGCTCCTTAGTAATGGGGAATCGGGAGGTCAGCACGCCTTAGAGCCGCTTTGGCGTTCTTCAGCGAGCGTGGGTCTGAGGGGGTTGCCGATGTGATGACGAAGGGGCCGTTTGGTGGTCTCCACTCCAGGTGTTTGGAGCGTTTGCGGACGGTCCACTTGTGCTTCTTAGCGATCTTTTTGAGGGCTCGATACTCGGATGAGAGGCGAACGGGCATGGGGCTCCAGAGGGTGAGCGCCCACCCCGAAACGGAGGTGGGCTGGGTGGTTGGTCGGTCAGTTCACGAGTTGACGGGCGTGGTTCATGGCGTCGTCTCGGGTGAGGTGCTGTGACCAGCCGTGTGCGTTGGAGGTGACGAACCATCCGTCGAATTGCCGGGTCACGGTGGCGGTGCCGTTCGGTCCGTCGACCTTGAACACCTGCGCCATCTCCATGAGCGCCCAGAGACGCGCCAGATGTTGGTCGCGCTCTGCTAGCTGGGTCCGAAGCCGATTGAGCTCCGCTTCCAAGCCGGTGACCTCGTCGCGGTGCTGCTCGTGCAGACGCGGCTCCTCCTGCACTGTTTCGCCGGCCACGGTGGCGCTGGCGTAGTGCCACTGCACGAGGTGTGCGCAGTCGGGAAGGTTGAAGAGGTCGTCGGTCTGGGAGATGGCCTCGTCGAGGTCCAGGGCCTCGACGTCAACGGTGTGGTCGAGTTCGGCGGTGAAGCGAAGGGTGTACAGCATGGAAGTCTCCGTGGGGCCGCCCCTGAGAGGGGCGGCCCCGGGGTTGTTAGAAGGGGAGGGGGTTCAGGGCCCCGGTGAGTTGGGAGAGGAACGTGTGCACGTGCACGCGGTCCGGGTCTTTCTTGGCGTTCATGACCAGGCGGGTCGCGTCCTTGAGGCGGTCCTCCGGAGTTGGTACCGGGGCGGAGCGCACGCAGATGAAGCCGGTGCGGCGAGGTGCTCCGTGCTTGGTGTCGGGGTTGTCGTGGAACTCCTGCCGCAGGATCGAGCGGGGGCGCTTGCCGGTCGCGGCGTCCACGACTTCGACCCGGGTGGCGCTCACCTCGGTGACGCGGACGAGGTAGTGCGCGCGGGGGTCGCACGGCTTCCAAATTTCTCCTGCACGCACGTGCGCGCCGATTAGGTTCACAGGTCTTCCTTTCGTAGTGGTGTGCGGGGCCGGAGGAGGGATAGGAGCTTCCACTCGTTGGTGACGTCCTCCCATAGGCCCAGTCGAATGTGCTGGGCGTGCTCGGGAGGCATGTAGTCCCAGGTGATGAGGAGTCGGGTGCCGTACAGCGACGCGGTGGGGGTTCCGATGTGCCACCGCGGGCTCCCTCCTCCGGGCGGGCGTTGGCGGTACATGACGGTGGAGGGCATCCCTCCGGGCCAGGGCAGGTCCTGAGGGTGGCCACCGGTGCGACCGCTGGGAATTTCACGCAGCGCGGCGGAGGCGAGCAGGCCCTCGTTTGTGCGCCGGTCCGGTCGGAGGGTGCGGGTGCGGTGTTCGTATCGCCATCCGGGGTGCAGGTGGTGGGGCTTGCCGCAGCGAAACCCCACCACCCGGCTGGTTTCCATCACCGGCCGGTCGGTGCTGTCCAGGCCCAGGATCATCCGCCACTGTCCGAGCATTGCCGTGCGTTTGCGTCGGGCTGCGGTCAGTCGGGAAAAGTGGTCGTGTGTGGTCTGGACATCGGCGGCGCAGTAGATGGTGGTCATGGTTACCGGCCCAGTGCAGCCCGGTCACTCAGGCGGCTTTGTCCGATGTCGGCGCGTGCTCCGGCTGCGGCCCCTGCCCCGTATCCGGAGCTGAGAACGGAGGTCCGTCGCGTGACGGTGCGTTCGTACTCGCTGGCGACTCGCTGCTGAACGGCTCTGTTGCGGTCCATGAGGACCAGCTCCGTGGATCGCTGTGCTTCCTGCGGTACGGCTTCCTGCTGTGCGGTCTTCTCCAGGGACTCGATGCGCTCGGCGACCCTGTTGGCGAATCCCACGCACCAGGCCGTCTTGTACTTGCGGGCGGATGCCCGGGGCGGGGGAGTCACCTGGGCGAGCCCGTTCATCATCTGGAGTTCCAGGGAGGCGTGGACGAGGGTGAAGCGTTCGATGTCGGAGGCGTAGCCGAAGATGTGGACGGTCTGAGTGCCGTCGCCCTGGCCGCGTCGCTTGGGGATGCGCAACGCCTTGCACCGCATGGCGTCCGCGACCAGGCAGAACAGGTTCGCCTTCGCCATGGCCCGGGGGCCGGGGAGGGTGACCTGCTTGTCGGTCAGGATGTCGCTGGTGGGTTGCTTGGCGGTGGCTACGGCCATGTCGATGCCGTACTCGGAGATCCACTTCATGGCTTTGGCGGTGAACGCTTCGGCTTCGGCTTCGGTGACCGACGGGTCTTCGGCCATGGCGAGCATGGAGCGGACCTTGCGGAGGGTGGCCTCGGGGATCATGTCGTCTCTTCTCGGGTGGGGATAAAGGGGGCGGCGGGTTCGCCGCCCCCGGAGCGAACGGTGTTAGAGGCCGAGATCCACGAGGGCCGTAGCGTAGTCGCGGCATGTGGAACAAGGTCGGGGCTCGGTGATCACGCAGGCGGGGGATGCATGTAGGCGCTCGGCACGTTCGGCGATGGCATTGGCTCGGATTTCCATGTCCAACACCCGTTTGGCGCTTAGGAGGTTGAGCGCTTGGGGAATGAGGCCTTCCAAGTCCTCGCTGTCGAGTTTGGCCACCGGCCCTTCTACCCCTTGGATGTACAGGTGGGCGACGTCGTCGGATTCCCATGCGAGGGCGGTAGTGCCGAGGTAGGGCCAGTTCTCGGTCATCAAGTCTTCGAGTACGTCGGGGACTTCGGTGGGGGTATCGAAGATCGGAATGTTGGTCCCTTCGACTTCGTATTCAGCAAACTGACGAATGCGTGTGGTCATAGGATCATCGGTTCTTTCTTGCTGGCTTGGCTGGGACGGGGAGGGGGTTTAGGTGCGGCTTTGCTGCCCCAGTGAGGAAGACTGTACCGGAACAGTGTTCCTCTCTTCAAGGTCGTTTTCCCTGGTAGGGGCCTTAAGGAGGCGTGAAAGCCAGTTCTTCTGGCTATGCCAATCGGCGAGTGCCTCTTTCGCGCCAGAGGCGGGGGTGACCACGACCTTGGGCTGCCCCTGGGTGCGCGTCATGCCGGGCACCTCGGTGACCTCGCCCGTGTCCGGGTTCATCACACCGCCGTGGCGCTTGACCATCTCCGCCAAGCGCTTCGTATACGCCTCGCGGACGGTTTCCTCGATCTCGCTCTCTGCGGTGGCTTTCACCCAGTCGAGGTACGCGCGCGGGTTCGTGACGGTGACGGTGACCGGGCCGTCGTCCACGCGCACCGTGCCGATCGCCACGGGCTTCCCGTTTGCGTCGCGGATGCGGACCGTGGTCCGATCGCCGGGCACCATGGAGTTGGTCAGGTCCTCGACCAGGTCGGAGACCAGGGCTTTGCGGCGTTCCGTATCTGCCTGGCCGACCTCGCGTTTGACTAGGGCGGCGGCGACGAGGAGCACCAGGTCCTCATGCTGCAAGGGAGGCCGCCTCCTTGCCACGTCGGGTGATCAGGTCGCCGAGGGTCGTGGGCTGCTCGGTCGCGGGGTCGATCACCGGAGCTCCGAGCAGGCCGCGCTTGCGCCCTTCTGTGAGCAGGCCGCGCAGTGTTTCCACCGTCACGTCGGCCGCGAGCGCCTGGTCCCTCAGGCTGTTCGCCGTGGGGGAGGGGACACCCTCGTTCACCCACGCCAGGAGTTCCTGAGCGAGCTCTTCCCCGGGGCGGGGGATGATCCGGCTGTCGAGGGTGTGCGCGCGGGCCTTGGTGATCGTCATGGTGTGGTCGCGGTCGAGGTCCCCGATGAGGGAGAACTCGTACTCGACGCCCTCGCGCTGCTCCGGCTTCAGGCCGATCTTGACGGGGACGGCCTTTCCGGAGCTGTTGGTTTGCACCTCGTAGGCGACTTTGCTGCGCATCGTCACGAGGATGTGCCCGGGGTAGCTGGTGATCGCCTCGATCATCGCCATCTCGACGGGGCGGAGGTCCTTCCAGCCCGTGGCGAACTTGTTGCCGCCCTTGCTGAGCTGGTCGACCTGTTCGAGGACGCCGCCGACGCCGTTCCAGAACTTGCTCCAGGTGTCGATGATGAGCGTTCCGAGCCCTGCCTGGTTGGCGGCGGCGATGGCGTGCATGAGGTCCTGGGGTGCGTAGTGGCGCATCACCAGGTGTTGGAACGTGAACTCACTGCTGTACTCGGCCGCGGAACCGTTCTCGGTGTCGATGACACCGATGCTCTCTCCGAGGTGGGTGGCGATCTTCAGGGCGGTGTACGTCTTGCCCGCGCCGGGCGGGCCGGTGAACGCGGCTCGGATCTTGGTTTGTTCCTTGGTGGCGGGTACGAACGCGAACTGGGTGGTGGTCATGGTGATGGTCCGTTCTTGTGTTGGTGGGGGAGGGCCGCCCCGAGGTGGGGCGGCCCGGGGTGGTCAGGCCTCGGCGTAGAGCTCTCGTCCGCAGCTCCGCCGCTCCTCGGCGTGCTGGCTGAGGAGGTCCTCCAGGGCGTCACCGATCGCCTCGCTGATCCAGGCCGTGTGGAAGGCGGCGTCCTCGCCGAGG
This DNA window, taken from Nocardiopsis exhalans, encodes the following:
- a CDS encoding potassium/proton antiporter; the encoded protein is MSVQLPADGWILAAGLLLMGAILAAGFASRIRMPGLLLFMALGMLIADDGLGFLSLEDPRIAQIGGTVALLLILFEGGLTTKPGDVRRAAAPGFLLATVGVVVTAGILGWGTYLLLDVEPLTAFLIGAVVASTDAAAVFAMLRKAPLPRKLASLLEVESGANDPIAIMLTVGLVATWQGAPTPTDWGMFALVQLGGGIAVGLLIGWAGSWLLSRINLGPAGVYPVLALAVAGISYGTAAALGASGFLAVYITGLLVGARAPLHRRGIRTFHEGLSNTAEVGLFLMLGMLVFPSELPAVTAPALAVAVMLVLVARPIAVMVSLVWFGYNWRELVFISWVGLRGAVPIVLATFPFVAGHPDGPLIFNVVFFVVLVSAAVQGASIQTAARWLGLTQSDNENSLAPVASDVPLSDVNTELIEVTATPGLYIVGKQLDELDPPHGLVTTVVRGSHVLIPTPRTRIREGDLIILAMPRRPDASKLVTAWAKGEGTS
- a CDS encoding AAA family ATPase — translated: MTTTQFAFVPATKEQTKIRAAFTGPPGAGKTYTALKIATHLGESIGVIDTENGSAAEYSSEFTFQHLVMRHYAPQDLMHAIAAANQAGLGTLIIDTWSKFWNGVGGVLEQVDQLSKGGNKFATGWKDLRPVEMAMIEAITSYPGHILVTMRSKVAYEVQTNSSGKAVPVKIGLKPEQREGVEYEFSLIGDLDRDHTMTITKARAHTLDSRIIPRPGEELAQELLAWVNEGVPSPTANSLRDQALAADVTVETLRGLLTEGRKRGLLGAPVIDPATEQPTTLGDLITRRGKEAASLAA
- a CDS encoding universal stress protein; the protein is MRLRLGRQGHPPWVGPSAIERLLVPLDGSREAASALEPALRIARTLQVPMELLTVYDQVNGRWCQDIDDIAADLPYEHLGVSVVGSGWAGDVIVNTVAEEPGTVVCMSTHNRDRFSRLVAGSVTEHVLHRVSEPVLMVGPCYRPDETGVLFERAVVCQDGGPRDAVSLVVAENWAHQLKLELELVHACLPPTARSEASLSAAAKRLEERGLAARDVVVDGEDPAQSLIELFEQRPGAMAVLTSRARVGLPKFVLGSVSSKVLEYSPIPLLIIRAP
- a CDS encoding DUF2786 domain-containing protein; translation: MIPEATLRKVRSMLAMAEDPSVTEAEAEAFTAKAMKWISEYGIDMAVATAKQPTSDILTDKQVTLPGPRAMAKANLFCLVADAMRCKALRIPKRRGQGDGTQTVHIFGYASDIERFTLVHASLELQMMNGLAQVTPPPRASARKYKTAWCVGFANRVAERIESLEKTAQQEAVPQEAQRSTELVLMDRNRAVQQRVASEYERTVTRRTSVLSSGYGAGAAAGARADIGQSRLSDRAALGR
- the istB gene encoding IS21-like element helper ATPase IstB — its product is MTTSRPRGLTEQAAESATDSACRMLKLPTIRTKFTDMAETAAREQMTYTGFLAELLMAECDDRARRRSERRIKAAGFPRQKSLREFDFEANPSIDPAVVHTLGSCEWVKKGQPLCLIGDSGTGKSHLLIALGTEAAMNGFRVKYTLATKLVNELVEASDDKQLGKTIARYGRVDLLCIDELGYMELDRRGAELLFQVLTEREEKNSVAIASNESFGGWTKTFTDPRLCAAIVDRLTFGGAIIETGTDSYRLAQTRAAAS